CCCCGTACAAGCGGTCGAACAGGAAGCAATCCGGGAACACTGCGCCATAGAGCTCGCGCACCCGCTGCATGTGGCGCCAGTCGACGGCGTCACCGTCGACGCGCAACTGTCCGGCATCTGCCTGGTAGAGCCCGGTGACGAGCTTGAGCAAGGTCGACTTCCCACTGCCGTTGCCCCCCACCACGAACAGCAGCTCACCTCTGGCGAGGTCGAGGTCGACCGGGCCACACGTGAAACCCGGCTGACGATCGGCGCCCGGATAGCTGTACACGAGATCACGCCAGCTCAAGCGGCCGGGCGCGACAGGCTCGAGCGATTCTTCGACATCATCCGGGGCTTCATCGACCTCCGAGGAGAGCTCGCCCTCGAGCTCGTCGAGACGGCGCAGTGCCGCCTCGGTGTCTTGCAGCACGGGCAGCAGCAAGAGCGCGAAGCTCATGGGGCCGTACATGAAGAGGCACGCCGACTCGATGTCGCTGAGGTGAGGCAGTGCCTGCGGGCTGAGCGCAGGGAGGAGGAATACGACGGCACCCACCATGACATAGAGCATGAAGTCAGAGTACACCAGCGGCATGTTCGCGATCTGCGTGCGCAGCAGGGCGTCTTCCTCGATCTCGGCACCCAGCGCGCGGAACGCTGCGAACAATGCGTCATTGCGACGCTGATCGAGGCGGATCTCACGCCCACCGCGCAGGATGTGCCCGAGAGAGTCGACGAGGCGTGAGCGCGCGTGCGCAAGGCGCTCGAGAAGATTCTCGAACTCGGAGCGACGCCAGGCGAAGAGAACCCCGCTCACGATGAGGAGGCTCGTCACGAGACCGAAGGCGTAGACCGAAAGCCAGCACAGGTATGCCAGTGCAAAGGCGAAGGTGAGTGACTGCTGCAGGAACATGCCCAGCGGGGGACCGGCCATCGAGACCAGCGAGGTGCCGTCGGCAAGTCGCGTGAACAGGCGCCCTCGACCCAGCGCTTCCATCTCTCGCAAGCCGCTGTGGCACAGGCGGTCGAGCAGGCGCACCCGCATCTTGTGCACCGCCCGCTGCACGAGGTTGTTGGTGCTCTGCTGGAGAACCCTGCCCACCTGAAGGTACACCCCGACCGCGAGGGCGT
This genomic window from Pseudomonadota bacterium contains:
- a CDS encoding cyclic peptide export ABC transporter, translating into MRLVDLFRQTPLSARRRLLLYSAVSGLASAGALSLGMRAAQATAEDGKPALTLLLPYALAVGVYLQVGRVLQQSTNNLVQRAVHKMRVRLLDRLCHSGLREMEALGRGRLFTRLADGTSLVSMAGPPLGMFLQQSLTFAFALAYLCWLSVYAFGLVTSLLIVSGVLFAWRRSEFENLLERLAHARSRLVDSLGHILRGGREIRLDQRRNDALFAAFRALGAEIEEDALLRTQIANMPLVYSDFMLYVMVGAVVFLLPALSPQALPHLSDIESACLFMYGPMSFALLLLPVLQDTEAALRRLDELEGELSSEVDEAPDDVEESLEPVAPGRLSWRDLVYSYPGADRQPGFTCGPVDLDLARGELLFVVGGNGSGKSTLLKLVTGLYQADAGQLRVDGDAVDWRHMQRVRELYGAVFPDCFLFDRLYGVESPDAAAVNRLIEHFGLSGKVTYEDGGFSRLKLSTGQRKRLALIELLLEDRPIFVLDEWAADQDGDFRERFYTEILPDLKRRGKTILAVTHDDRWFHVADRVVKLDLGRVVDAPAVAS